The following nucleotide sequence is from Salvelinus sp. IW2-2015 unplaced genomic scaffold, ASM291031v2 Un_scaffold9980, whole genome shotgun sequence.
ATAGAAACACGCCATTTTCACATTTGTCGATGATGAATAGAAAGTTGAACATTTGTGAAATTTCCCTTTAAGGTGCTACCAGTTGCATGGAGAAAAGTGTACTCAATAAAAAGAGCTCCAGCTGATTGATAATCTTGACGCTTCTTCCAACAGTTTAATGGGATCTTATTTAACCAATGTTCCTGTCTGAATGGACCGTCATCAGGATGGAATAGGgggacatttgggacacagccctgaCTGTGTTTAATGGCTATTCTGCGTTCTCCAGGCCCTGAACATCCAGGGGCGTCTAAAGTTCCTCCatggccatttgggacacagccctgaCTGTGTTTAATGGCTATTCTGCGTTCTCCAGGCCCTGAACATCCAGGGGCGTCTAAAGTTCCTCCATGGCCAGAGCGAGAGGACCAAGGAGGGCAAGGCCAGCCCGCCTCAGCTGGCTCTGTTCTCCCTGGCCTCGCCCTTGCAGCCCCCCACCATCCTGGAGATCCGCACCAACAACTTAATCTTCAAGACCAAGCACAAGCTGGACTTCACCCCCATTGCCTGCGACGCCAAGTGAGTGACGATAWCAGTAGTGGGCCTGTCTAGRGGGGCTTACTGCTGCTAAGCACCTTCAAAACATAGGGAACATGACCACTTCACTACAATATTTTACATTGAATTCAAAGCTTGCCGTCTGAATGGTAAATKATTTTATTGTTCACCTGCCCGGGTACTGGAGTTGTGAACAAGCTGTTTAGCTAAATCTAGTACAGTGCATGTTTTAATTGTATGTGGTCCCTGTCAAATAAACCTAATAATTCAaataatttatacattttaagagGAACCATCAGCGCAATCTCATCATATTtgagattataaactgggtggttcgagccctgaatgctgattggctgacagccgtggtatatcagaccgtataccacgggtatgacaaaacatatatttttaatgctctaattacattggtaaccactttataatagcaataaggcacaagagggtgtggtatatggccaatataccacgcctaagggctgtatccaggcactccgctttgcgtcgtgcgtaagaacagcccttagacgtggtatattggccaaataccacaccCTCTTGTGCCTTATTGATTAATTATGCTTTTAGATCACAAGTGTGATCTATTCAGAAGTAGGGAAGAGACATGGTTTCATTGTGctttctgtgttgtttttcctGTCCTCTTGTACAGAGGGAAGATGGTGCTGGGTTACACTGAGGCTGAGCTGTGCAACCATGGCTCAGGATACCAGTTCATCCATGCTGCTGACATGCTGCACTGTGCTGAGAACCACATGAGGAGTAAGACTGCTCTCCTGCTGCACACAGTCCTATCATGTAGTGTAGTTCATGGAGACTGACAGACCGAGATCAAAAACTTGTGGGTCACATTGCATAGTGTACTGCATGTTGAGTTGCACATTCTACATGTTGAGTAGTTCATTCTACAGCCAGTGTCCTGAGGGGACTTTCTGAACAGATTCATTCCTACAACTTCTAAAAAATTAATGGTGTTTTAAGATAAGATGATAAAACAAGACCGCACTTTATTTATCCCTGAAGGCAATTTTGATTGCAATTTGATTTAGTGACTTTTAGTGACAAGCAGAGGTGTGAACGTTTAAACATTCAAACTTTTATACAAAGTTGGGATCCTTAACGTTATGAAAAATCCTTGTTTTTTTGGctaaaatcacagtgcagttaaTGTTAATTTCCGTGTTATAGCCTAACTAGACGGTAGGCTATAAATGCCTGTGGAAAGTtgtgtcattttaaataaaactTTAGGCTACTTTGGTGAATTTGCGAAACATACAAGACATTATTTttgcctgcctcctcctctcgCGCTGGCTCGCCTGCTCTRTATTAATGATgcgagtgtgtgttcagtcttcggtctgttgTGTGTAGAATATCCTAGACTATTCATTGGTGATaggtagggctgggtgatatggccaaaatatcatatcagggttttttaatttttttttattgtacggTATGacgatattttatgtttttgaataataaaagttcacCATTTTCTTTGAGTagtgtgaccctagggtggcaacacatacattctaagtgatttcaatgggtctttctccattctgattgttgtatactgttcaattcaacttaaACCAAAAAAKAGAMtgaactgttggaatcatggaaatagaatgattattctaattctatagttagaatataattgTMGGCAATTTGAATtcagtgtttgacatgacaacgaatgaaaatgccagggaagaGTTATTGTGACAGMGTAGGAACTGTTGATAAGTGTMTCCTAGGGGACCCtgtaatctttggctacattgaatgttctctcttagctacttcatgtagctaacatattcctGCTTCGCATATTCCTCWGATTTAGAGAACATGCtcatttaggtctacaccatcactggtattgtCAAG
It contains:
- the LOC112079868 gene encoding aryl hydrocarbon receptor-like — encoded protein: FCVLQALNIQGRLKFLHGQSERTKEGKASPPQLALFSLASPLQPPTILEIRTNNLIFKTKHKLDFTPIACDAKGKMVLGYTEAELCNHGSGYQFIHAADMLHCAENHMRSKTALLLHTVLSCSVVHGD